TTCgctcttccttttttctttctgTTGATCTCCTGAGGTCTGCCTATCCCTGCCTTTTTTAATAAACCCAGCGTTGCTCTTTGTCCCTGGTGTTCTGAGCTCTCCTGCGTTATGCACAAGAACACCTCTGCTCTGGGCATGTTTAGACTAAGCTTCTCCACCGTTTTTTTTTTCTTGTCTTTTCTGTTGCTCTTTGGGTTTGCCTACTTATGTAGAAtgctggtttctttaatagaaatcggaggtctGTCAACCCCTCTTTTTTCATAAAAAATGGGAGAAGATTAGCAACTTGTGTATATCTGCGCTTTGGATTGTGCAAATGCCTCATTTAGAACTTCCACAAAGATGCTTCTCTGTCCCATCGCCTCACTAGAAATTCAAACCTCTGGAGTTGGCTGATACTGTTATTTGCACGAGTTGTTTCCGTAagaaagagaagccactagtgtaaaAAAATGTTtcaatattatgggacgaagggggtATTTGCCATTAGCTGGATTGCTGACTCAGACAAAAAGTCCCTGCTGAAAGGAAGCACACAACAGGATTTCCAACGACAATACCTAATAAATCGATAATGACTGATTAAGTGATTATTTACGGTGCATGCTTGTGCACGCCGCCGTGCGTTTTGGTTGACCGGATCGATCTGACTAAGTCCACAACGCCCTGGACAGCTTAGTCAAACACAACGCGATCGTCACTCACCACATCATTCCGATCCATCATTTTAATTTGAACAAGTTAATTTACTCAACAGTTTGAGACCGTGTCTCCGAGTTCTGACCGTGACTATGCAACCGTAGCTTATCATATATGCCGAGCGCCAATGCAAATCCGAGCTACGAACGACTTGTTCCCGCCGGAATGCCATGTCACGTTGAATAATTGGTATGGTCCGGAGGTCAGATACACCTCCGTTCTCGGTAACTTGTGAGCTGGGACAAGAAAACACCTCAGCTAACACCTGCTGTACACCTCCACACTCACCCGGCACCTTCCATGAAATGTTTATTACAGACATGTTTAGACGATCATATTTTATGTTTGCACGTGACGGCAGCAGCTCTCGCCAACGGATGCATAAAAGGATCGAGATCGGTGTCGGATtagcattcagcaacagaagttctTCCGTGTCACGGAACATACACCAAACCCAGCCTACGAGAGCGACCAAGGAGCGGGGAGAGCGTGCACGACCATGGAAGCCGAGGCCTTCCCGATACGGTTCACCAAGGGCATACGGTCCTACTGGCGCCGGAGCAAGTACCAGCGCGTGGACGGCGCCACGGCGGGCCGGGGCACGCGCCACCTGGTgcggctcggggacggcggcaGCAGCGACGGCAAGGCGTGGGGCGTGCGGCTCGGCGGCATGTTCCGGGTGCGCGTCAAGGCGCCGGCCTCGGCCGTGGCCGCGGCGAAGGCCCCGAAGCGCGTGCTTGGCCGGATAAGGGACGCGTACGT
The Triticum dicoccoides isolate Atlit2015 ecotype Zavitan chromosome 3A, WEW_v2.0, whole genome shotgun sequence genome window above contains:
- the LOC119271608 gene encoding uncharacterized protein LOC119271608 produces the protein MEAEAFPIRFTKGIRSYWRRSKYQRVDGATAGRGTRHLVRLGDGGSSDGKAWGVRLGGMFRVRVKAPASAVAAAKAPKRVLGRIRDAYVDAMLGAAKKHSAATHTLPNGPTPEALWQKRVPVRRSRSQAQVRQKADELGQRLVLEMYKSVRASRDLAGMLEASRAR